CCTTTTGACGGCGGTTTCTGTGCCCAGTAATAGCAAAGCGGTGAGATTCATCTCTTATATGCTGAATAAGATGCAATGCGGGTGAGTGGCTGTCCATAGGCACGGTGTCGTGGCTATCGGCCAATATAATAGTTTCTAACCCCGGCTTACGGGTTGTACCTTTCGCTACACCTAATAACATAGGCTTTTTATCATGCGGCCAATCTTCAAAGAAAGTTTCAGCTTGCGACAACTGCCCTTTACCGCCATCAATAAGCAGTAAATCAGGGATCTTTTGTACTTCTTTAACCGATTTATAGCGACGTTTAAGGGCTTGTGCCATAGCGGCGTAATCATCACCGGGCGTAATGCCCTCAATATTATAGCGGCGGTAATCGCTTTTAAGCGGGCCTTCACGATTAAACACCACGCAAGAGGCCACGGTTTGTTCGCCGGAGGTGTGGCTTATGTCGAAACATTCCATACGCTGTAATGGCGCATCTAATTCAAGCGCCGTTTCTAAATCGAGATATCGGGCAAATACCGACTTTTGTTCGCCGTACTGGGTCTCTAGTGCGGTTTCAGCATTGGCTTGTGCTAGTTCCAAGTAACGGCGTTTCTCTTCACGTGCACCTTTAAAGAAATTTACACGGTATCCGGCTTCACCGCTAAGTAAATCGGCTATCGCGTCTTCATCAGACAACGCACTGGCAAATACCATTTGCTTAGGTATAAGTTTGTTGCCCGCTAAGTAGAACTGCAATAAGAAGGATTCGAATATTTCTTGTTCATCGGCCGTGTTCGGCACTTTTGGGAAAAACGCCTTGCTGCCTAAAAGTTGGCTGTCACGAATAAACATCACCTGAATACACGCCATATTGCCTTTTACCGCAAAACCAAATACGTCCATTTCATCTTGGGTACCGGCTACCCATTGGCGCTCTTGTACTTTGCGAAGCGTGTTGATTTGATCGCGATAACGTGCGGCAGCTTCAAAGTTTAGTGCTTCGCTGGCCTTTTCCATTTTATCTACCAAGGTACCAATGACTTGTTGGTTTTTACCTTTTAGGAATAGCCTAGCGAGGTCTATCTGCTCGTTATACTCTTCGTCGCTAACGTAACCTTCAACACAAGGTGCACTGCATCGTTGCATTTGATATTGCAAACAAGGGCGACTTCTAGCGCGGTAGTAACTGTCTTCACATTGGCGTACTGGAAAAATACGCTGCATAGAACGCAGACTTTCACGAACGGCCCCCGCACTAGGATAAGGACCAAAATATTCGCCCTTTTTCTTTTGCGGGCCGCGGTGAAACGATAAACGTGGATGCTGGTGATCAGATAGGAATATAAAAGGGTAGGATTTATCGTCACGCATAACCACGTTATAACGTGGCTTGTACTTCTTGATGAAGTTATTTTCTAGCAAAAATGCTTCTGTTTCGCTATTTACAACGGTGACATCCATATTGGCAATTTGCAATACCAATGAGCGTGTTTTTGCATTATCGACATTCATTCGAAAATAGCTAGAAACACGCTTTTTAAGGTTTTTTGCTTTACCCACATAAATGACTTCTTCCTGGGCGTTATACATTCTGTATACGCCAGGTTGAGAAGTTAAATTTTTGAGAAACGCTGCGGAATCAAATGCAGACATACTGGGCTAAAGCAAATTCGAATCGATGAGTTTGTGGCGAAGCGCTAAGTGGGTTAATTCCACATCAGTGGTTACGCCTAACTTTTCAAACATACGATAACGGTATGTATTGACGGTTTTTGCGTTAATGCTTAGTTCAGTAGCAATATCAGGTACACGCTTGCCCTTGGTGAGGCGAAGCGCAATACTTAACTCTCTATCTGATAAGTCATTGAACGGATTGTCTGAATTTGGGGAAAGCTTATCGATGGCGATGCTGTTCGCAACTTCACTATCGATATACTTTTGCCCACCAACCACTTTATGAATGGCACGAATAACTTCTTCAGGTTCGGCATCTTTCGTTAAGAAGCCGAACGCGCCAGCATTCATTACCTGCATAGGTATGGGGCTTTCTTTATGCATAGACAAACAAATTACGCGGGTGTTCTCTGACATCCGCACAATGCGTTTGGTTGCTTCTAGCCCGCCAATACCGGGCATATTTACGTCCATGAGCACCACATCTGGAGCGTTTTTTCGACATAGCTGTACGGCATCTTCGCCATTTTTAGCTTCAGCTATGATTGAAAAATCTACGACATCTTCCAGAATTCGGCGGATCCCTCTTCTGACCAAATCATGGTCATCTGCTAGGATTATTTTTATCACATGTATCTCACTGACTACGGTTTGCTTTCAAACAAAAAAGATCCGTAACCGAGGTGGATTCCACCAGTTACTTACCAATCATGTGTTCGTATCATACCACGACTACCGACTAGGTAAACTTTTCAGTGTCAATTTGTAGTAAGGAAATGTGTAAAAACAAGCATTAACAGAACAAGCTGGTTAATAAAGATACTACACCGACTTATTAGCCTACAGGAGGCAAATCAAACCAAAGCGCAAGTGCTTCTTCATTGGCCAAAACCACTACCTTTTGCCCCAAGCCTAACCCTATTGCATCGCCTTTTGTTAAGGTAGTCATCTTGTCTGACTTAACATCGTTAACGGTTAATTCACCTTTCACAATATGCAAATAGCCAGCCCCCAAGGTTGGCGAAGATTCAACGGCCAAGTCGAAACTTTCCCCTCGGCTAAGGGCCAGTTTACTAATACGTGCATCTTGATTAATTTTTAACGAGCCGTCTTGCCCCGATTCACTGACAAGAAGCTCTAATCCGTTTTTATCACTAACCGATTTCTGTAAGTAGGCCGGCTGAACACCCGTTACGTTAGGCTCAATCCAAATTTGAATAAAATTAACTTCCTCCTTATCAGACGCATTCATTTCAGAATGCCGAATGCCCTTCCCTGCACTCATCACTTGGATATCACCAGCAGGTATAACGTAGTCGTTACCCGTACTGTCTTTGTGTTTTAACGCACCGCTTACCACAAAAGAAATGATTTCCATGTCCCGGTGCCCATGGGTTTCAAAGCCTCTGCCCGGCTGTACGATATCGTCGTTAAATACCCTAAGTGCAGAAAACCCCATATGATTGGCATCATAGTACTGGCCAAATGAAAAGCTATGTTTGCTGTTAAGCCAACCAAGATTAACGTTACCTCGTTCGCTACCTTTTCGAATGTATTGCATAATTATATCCTTTCATCGAGGCGCTTTTTAAGAACCATTAATGCGCCTGTTTTCGATAATTAACTTTCAATACACCATATTTTAGTTACTAAGCAGCGGGATAAAATTAGCGAAATTAGCACCGTTCATTCGCTTTTTGAGAATGAATAAATTAGATATGAGTTTACGCTGGCGGTAATGTGATTTAAGGCAAAGGCGACAATAACGATAGAGCTAGAAAAACGCTAGGGCGAGAATAACGAAAGGCGATAACTTAATCGGAGAATAATCTTAGTAACGCGGTTTTTATCGCGCTAGGGTGACATGCCAAATTAAGGCGTAAATAACCGGGGGCGTTAAAACTTGCCCCATCAACACCAATAACACCGCGCCGGCAGGCTTCAAGGAACGTATTTTGTGGAAAGTATTGATTCAAATTCAACCATAAAAAATAACCGGCTTCGCCCAACGTAAATGGGGTTGTTGGGCTAAGTACGTTCATAAGCGCTTTGGCGTATTGCCTATTGAACGCAATGGCCTTTAGTACTAGCGCTAACCAATCATCAGCTTTTTCATACGCCGCAATCAGTGCAACTTTTGCTACAGGTGTCGCCTCAAGATGGCAACTGTCTATTTCCTTCGCAAATTTAGCCCGTAATGCATCATTCGCGATAATGGCATATGAGGCAGCGGGTATAGCCGATAAATTATATGCCTTACCGGCACTGTTTATTCGAATAATCATATCTTGCGCAAATGGGATATTTATCGCGAAAGGTCTTATAACACACGCTTTATTGGTATTGGTGTTGCTCGAAGCATCAACAGTAGCATCGGCATCAATAAAACCAAATTCACTGTGCACTTCATCAAGAATAAGGGTGATCTTGTGAGTATCACAAAAACGGGCAATATCATGTTGGTGTGTTTCGCTTAGCACTGTGCCTGTGGGGTTATTCGGGTGGCAAAGCACAAAAGCACTACAATCTGGATCTAATAACGCGGTTATCTTTATCTCTATACCGGTTTCTTTAAAACTAATCTCGTCGATACTCACATCAACGAGGTTTAGACCCTGCGCCGCAATTCTTTCTCGAAGGGGGCCGTAGGTAGGTGAAAGCACC
The nucleotide sequence above comes from Alteromonas naphthalenivorans. Encoded proteins:
- the uvrY gene encoding UvrY/SirA/GacA family response regulator transcription factor → MIKIILADDHDLVRRGIRRILEDVVDFSIIAEAKNGEDAVQLCRKNAPDVVLMDVNMPGIGGLEATKRIVRMSENTRVICLSMHKESPIPMQVMNAGAFGFLTKDAEPEEVIRAIHKVVGGQKYIDSEVANSIAIDKLSPNSDNPFNDLSDRELSIALRLTKGKRVPDIATELSINAKTVNTYRYRMFEKLGVTTDVELTHLALRHKLIDSNLL
- a CDS encoding pirin family protein, coding for MQYIRKGSERGNVNLGWLNSKHSFSFGQYYDANHMGFSALRVFNDDIVQPGRGFETHGHRDMEIISFVVSGALKHKDSTGNDYVIPAGDIQVMSAGKGIRHSEMNASDKEEVNFIQIWIEPNVTGVQPAYLQKSVSDKNGLELLVSESGQDGSLKINQDARISKLALSRGESFDLAVESSPTLGAGYLHIVKGELTVNDVKSDKMTTLTKGDAIGLGLGQKVVVLANEEALALWFDLPPVG
- the uvrC gene encoding excinuclease ABC subunit UvrC — translated: MSAFDSAAFLKNLTSQPGVYRMYNAQEEVIYVGKAKNLKKRVSSYFRMNVDNAKTRSLVLQIANMDVTVVNSETEAFLLENNFIKKYKPRYNVVMRDDKSYPFIFLSDHQHPRLSFHRGPQKKKGEYFGPYPSAGAVRESLRSMQRIFPVRQCEDSYYRARSRPCLQYQMQRCSAPCVEGYVSDEEYNEQIDLARLFLKGKNQQVIGTLVDKMEKASEALNFEAAARYRDQINTLRKVQERQWVAGTQDEMDVFGFAVKGNMACIQVMFIRDSQLLGSKAFFPKVPNTADEQEIFESFLLQFYLAGNKLIPKQMVFASALSDEDAIADLLSGEAGYRVNFFKGAREEKRRYLELAQANAETALETQYGEQKSVFARYLDLETALELDAPLQRMECFDISHTSGEQTVASCVVFNREGPLKSDYRRYNIEGITPGDDYAAMAQALKRRYKSVKEVQKIPDLLLIDGGKGQLSQAETFFEDWPHDKKPMLLGVAKGTTRKPGLETIILADSHDTVPMDSHSPALHLIQHIRDESHRFAITGHRNRRQKVKTTSSLETIPGVGAKRRQTLLKYMGGLQGLKKASKDEIASVPGISKELADTIYDHLHL
- a CDS encoding aminotransferase class I/II-fold pyridoxal phosphate-dependent enzyme, which produces MKAAKPSAKAAKPRAKAAKPRAKAAKPDAKASQGDKSVRPSALAGADKLADSSVDINAALKQQVADIDNLFSAQLSQFSSLWYTPLGCGDIEVNTNDGDGDGDGDGDGETNARSRLKFSSLSTRFPHAPEHAVSMWIADMDTAPSKHIAHAISAFVSSHYGYQSCDIGDVVAARYAKQGAVIAANSVVSTASVMAAVDTALKVCTTKGDKVMVLSPTYGPLRERIAAQGLNLVDVSIDEISFKETGIEIKITALLDPDCSAFVLCHPNNPTGTVLSETHQHDIARFCDTHKITLILDEVHSEFGFIDADATVDASSNTNTNKACVIRPFAINIPFAQDMIIRINSAGKAYNLSAIPAASYAIIANDALRAKFAKEIDSCHLEATPVAKVALIAAYEKADDWLALVLKAIAFNRQYAKALMNVLSPTTPFTLGEAGYFLWLNLNQYFPQNTFLEACRRGVIGVDGASFNAPGYLRLNLACHPSAIKTALLRLFSD